One window of the Planctomycetia bacterium genome contains the following:
- the fliS gene encoding flagellar export chaperone FliS, which produces MQANARENYLATEVMTAPPQKLQLLLIEGAMRFCNLALARWEQGDQEAAGEALTRAQGVITELIAGVRPEHNRELARKATSIYLYLFRTLVDAHMRHDAQMVQDAMRVLEIERGTWQEVCRRLAGTTPPPVEMPAEDYTPLGDLSA; this is translated from the coding sequence ATGCAAGCCAACGCGCGCGAAAACTATCTGGCCACGGAAGTCATGACCGCCCCGCCGCAGAAGCTGCAATTGCTCCTGATCGAAGGGGCGATGCGTTTTTGCAACCTGGCGCTGGCCCGTTGGGAGCAAGGAGATCAGGAAGCGGCGGGCGAAGCGCTGACCCGCGCGCAAGGCGTGATCACGGAATTGATCGCCGGCGTGCGTCCAGAGCACAATCGCGAGCTGGCGCGCAAGGCGACGAGCATCTATCTCTACTTGTTCCGCACGCTGGTTGACGCGCATATGCGGCACGATGCGCAAATGGTGCAAGACGCCATGCGCGTGCTGGAGATTGAACGCGGCACCTGGCAGGAAGTCTGCCGCCGTCTGGCCGGCACAACGCCGCCGCCGGTGGAAATGCCTGCCGAGGACTATACGCCGCTGGGCGATTTGTCGGCGTAG